The following are from one region of the Paenibacillus bovis genome:
- a CDS encoding TrmH family RNA methyltransferase — protein sequence MEILSTQNARVKEWAQLLEKKYRDKQEKFIIEGIHLVSEALRSDWDIQYIVYDTEKGIPAELQTDIASYSGGAQYVAVSEAVLAKCTDTRTPQPVFAIVYKRNALLQSILTEPKGIVIVLDGVQDPGNVGTIIRSADASGAAGVILGQGCADLYNPKTIRSTMGSLFHLPVLEGSLQEILPAAKEQGAVLLSTSLQAEKSCYTYDFGGGAWIVIGNEGKGISASTAAMVDEHILIPMQGQAESLNAAMASTILLFEAMRQRGV from the coding sequence ATGGAAATTCTATCGACGCAAAATGCACGTGTAAAAGAATGGGCTCAGTTGCTGGAGAAAAAGTACCGGGACAAGCAGGAAAAGTTCATTATTGAAGGTATTCATCTGGTTAGCGAAGCACTGCGCAGCGACTGGGATATCCAGTATATTGTCTATGATACGGAAAAAGGAATACCTGCCGAGCTGCAGACCGATATCGCTTCGTATTCTGGGGGAGCGCAGTATGTCGCTGTGTCGGAGGCCGTTCTGGCCAAATGTACAGATACCCGGACACCACAGCCGGTATTTGCGATTGTCTACAAGCGTAATGCACTGCTGCAATCCATTTTGACAGAGCCAAAGGGCATTGTCATTGTACTGGATGGCGTACAGGACCCCGGCAATGTAGGAACGATCATCCGCAGTGCCGATGCTTCAGGAGCAGCAGGCGTGATCCTGGGACAGGGCTGCGCCGATCTGTATAACCCCAAAACGATTCGTTCCACAATGGGATCACTGTTCCATCTGCCGGTGCTGGAAGGCAGTTTGCAGGAGATTCTGCCTGCGGCCAAAGAACAGGGAGCTGTACTGCTGAGTACTTCACTGCAGGCAGAGAAATCATGCTATACGTATGATTTTGGCGGCGGTGCCTGGATTGTAATTGGCAATGAAGGAAAAGGAATCTCGGCGTCTACAGCAGCGATGGTGGACGAGCATATTCTGATCCCGATGCAGGGACAGGCCGAATCGCTGAATGCGGCGATGGCATCGACGATTTTGTTGTTTGAGGCGATGCGTCAGCGTGGCGTCTAA
- a CDS encoding potassium channel family protein yields MARRQYAVIGIGRFGSSIAKTLSEMGFDVLAIDSDEHRVQEVSHIATQAVVADSTDEEALRALGLRNFDVVVVAIGEDIQASILTTLILKEMEIPMILVKAQNELHGKVVQRIGADKVIFPERDMGVRVAHHLTSPNVLDYIELSNDYSIVEMRATDSMVGHNLIELNIRARYSCNVMAIKRNNHMNIAPAPEERLKAEDVLVIVGQKHDLIKMEMDLEN; encoded by the coding sequence ATGGCTAGAAGGCAGTATGCAGTTATTGGAATCGGCCGGTTTGGTTCCAGTATTGCCAAAACACTGAGTGAAATGGGATTTGACGTACTGGCGATTGATTCGGATGAACATCGTGTACAGGAAGTCTCCCATATTGCAACACAGGCGGTTGTCGCAGATTCTACCGATGAGGAAGCACTGCGTGCACTCGGACTGCGCAACTTTGACGTGGTCGTTGTCGCGATTGGTGAAGATATTCAGGCGAGTATCCTGACAACCCTTATTCTGAAAGAAATGGAAATTCCGATGATTCTGGTCAAAGCCCAGAATGAGCTGCATGGCAAGGTAGTGCAGCGGATCGGAGCGGACAAAGTCATTTTCCCGGAGCGGGATATGGGCGTTCGGGTCGCTCATCATCTGACCTCACCGAATGTACTGGATTATATAGAATTGTCCAATGACTACAGCATCGTCGAGATGAGAGCAACCGACTCGATGGTCGGTCATAACCTGATTGAATTGAATATCCGGGCACGTTACAGCTGCAATGTGATGGCAATCAAGCGCAATAATCATATGAATATTGCTCCGGCACCGGAAGAGCGGCTCAAAGCAGAAGATGTACTGGTCATTGTCGGTCAAAAGCATGATTTGATTAAAATGGAAATGGATCTGGAAAACTAA
- a CDS encoding peptide chain release factor 3, whose protein sequence is MSKMIDKELQQEVDKRRTFAIISHPDAGKTTLTEKLLLFGGAIRLAGTVKARKASKHATSDWMEIEKQRGISVTSSVMQFDYNGHRINILDTPGHQDFSEDTYRTLTAADAAVMLIDVAKGVEAQTIKLFKVCAQRGIPIFTFINKLDREGRSPFDLMEELEQVLGIRSVPMNWPIGMGRELCGVYDRMKNQVELFQGDDHSTIEVRKVEDYRDPLIKEMAGDFLYEQLGQDVELLDVAGDPFDYEKVLKGELTPIFFGSAINNFGLQTFLENFLELAPKPEPRRSTEGMIEPTNEKFSGYVFKIQANMNPAHRDRIAFLRIVSGKFERGMSVKHVRVGKDIKLAQPQQFLAQDRDIVQTAYPGDIIGLFDPGIFRIGDSLSEGSSIVFDELPTFSPEIFAKVTAKNALKYKQYQKGIDQLTEEGTIQVFNTVSFDDTILGVVGQLQFEVFEYRMRNEYGVEVQLQRMPFQFARWIVAENLDPSKFRINSTLVKDKKGNYVVLFENEYAMRTAMEKNPDAQFLQTAP, encoded by the coding sequence ATGAGTAAAATGATAGATAAAGAACTACAACAGGAAGTCGACAAACGCAGAACGTTTGCGATTATCTCTCACCCGGATGCGGGTAAAACAACGCTGACAGAAAAACTGCTGCTGTTCGGTGGCGCAATTCGTCTGGCAGGTACGGTCAAAGCGCGTAAAGCAAGCAAACACGCGACCAGTGACTGGATGGAAATCGAGAAACAGCGTGGTATCTCGGTTACGTCTTCCGTAATGCAATTTGATTATAATGGTCACCGGATTAATATTCTGGATACACCGGGTCACCAGGATTTCAGTGAAGATACCTATCGTACGCTGACAGCAGCGGATGCGGCAGTCATGCTGATTGACGTAGCCAAAGGGGTCGAGGCCCAGACGATCAAGCTGTTCAAAGTATGTGCGCAGCGTGGTATTCCAATTTTCACATTTATTAATAAACTCGACCGTGAAGGACGCAGTCCTTTTGATCTGATGGAAGAGCTGGAGCAGGTGTTGGGTATTCGTTCGGTACCGATGAATTGGCCGATCGGTATGGGCCGCGAACTGTGCGGCGTCTATGACCGTATGAAAAATCAGGTCGAGCTGTTCCAGGGAGATGATCATTCCACGATTGAAGTACGCAAAGTGGAAGATTATCGTGATCCTTTAATCAAAGAAATGGCGGGAGACTTCCTGTACGAGCAGTTGGGCCAGGATGTGGAGCTGTTAGATGTAGCAGGTGATCCATTTGACTACGAAAAAGTACTCAAAGGTGAATTGACTCCTATTTTCTTTGGTAGTGCGATCAATAACTTTGGACTGCAGACGTTCCTGGAGAACTTCCTGGAACTCGCACCGAAGCCGGAGCCGCGTCGCAGTACAGAGGGTATGATCGAGCCAACGAACGAGAAGTTCAGCGGTTATGTATTTAAAATCCAGGCAAATATGAATCCTGCGCACCGTGACCGGATTGCTTTCCTGCGTATTGTCTCGGGCAAATTCGAACGTGGTATGAGCGTTAAGCATGTGCGTGTTGGCAAAGATATCAAGCTGGCCCAGCCGCAGCAGTTCCTCGCACAGGATCGGGATATTGTACAAACAGCGTATCCAGGCGATATTATTGGTTTGTTCGATCCGGGCATTTTCCGTATTGGAGATTCACTGAGTGAGGGAAGCAGCATTGTATTCGACGAGCTGCCGACGTTCTCGCCGGAGATTTTTGCCAAGGTTACTGCCAAAAATGCTCTCAAATACAAGCAGTATCAGAAAGGCATCGATCAGCTGACAGAAGAAGGTACGATTCAGGTATTTAATACAGTCAGCTTTGATGATACCATTCTGGGCGTTGTCGGACAGCTGCAATTTGAAGTATTTGAATATCGTATGAGAAATGAGTATGGTGTGGAGGTACAGCTTCAGCGTATGCCATTCCAGTTTGCACGCTGGATCGTAGCCGAGAATCTGGACCCGTCCAAATTCCGTATCAACTCGACTCTGGTCAAAGACAAAAAAGGCAACTATGTCGTGCTGTTCGAGAATGAATATGCGATGCGTACCGCGATGGAGAAAAATCCGGATGCACAGTTCCTGCAGACTGCTCCATAA
- the zwf gene encoding glucose-6-phosphate dehydrogenase yields the protein MTDNPIVETLQAPSAVFFIFGATGDLASRKLFPAIYSLYREGKLAEDFAVIGVARRPRTNEEFRDNVHESIDEFCRYKIQPGEDWNKFAQHFEYKSLDINNVDGFRELREQTEGLEQKFSIPGNRLFFLALAPELFGSVSLNLREGGMMDGQGWNRLVIEKPFGYDLESARKLNTELAQVFAEDEIFRIDHYLGKEMVQNIEVIRFGNAFFEPLWNNQHIANVQITLSETVGVEERGGYYDHSGALRDMGQNHMLQMLAMIAMEPPSRLLPEDIHDEKVKVLRSLRPYLTAEEVDKNVVRAQYTAGSAKGKELPGYREEDKVDPESNTETYFSARVFVDNFRWAGVPFYIRTGKRLPVKTTEIIVEFKRTPTNVYLGQRHNLEPNLLVIRVNPMEGIYIKINAKKPGSDSEIQPLAMEFCQSCMIGINSPEAYERLLEDAAQGDSTYFTRWDEVAAAWSFIDHIDHAWKQHPSDVKSYPAGSWGPEETHQLLQQDGFHWWPVNGQDEDNVIWQANSR from the coding sequence ATGACAGATAACCCAATCGTTGAAACATTGCAGGCCCCAAGTGCCGTATTTTTCATTTTCGGAGCTACTGGCGATCTGGCCAGCCGCAAATTATTTCCCGCAATCTACAGCTTGTACCGTGAAGGAAAGCTGGCCGAAGATTTTGCGGTTATTGGTGTAGCACGGCGTCCGCGTACCAATGAGGAATTCCGTGATAATGTGCACGAATCGATCGATGAGTTCTGCCGCTACAAGATCCAGCCTGGTGAAGACTGGAATAAGTTTGCGCAGCATTTTGAATATAAATCGTTGGATATCAACAATGTGGACGGGTTCCGTGAACTGCGTGAGCAGACGGAAGGACTGGAGCAGAAATTCAGTATTCCGGGGAACCGATTATTTTTCCTGGCACTGGCACCGGAATTGTTCGGCAGTGTGTCGCTGAATCTGCGTGAAGGTGGCATGATGGATGGACAGGGCTGGAATCGCCTGGTAATCGAGAAGCCATTTGGTTATGACCTGGAATCGGCGCGTAAGCTCAATACCGAACTGGCACAGGTATTTGCAGAGGATGAGATTTTCCGGATTGACCATTATCTGGGCAAGGAAATGGTTCAGAATATCGAAGTTATTCGATTCGGTAATGCCTTTTTCGAGCCGCTGTGGAATAATCAGCATATCGCCAATGTACAGATAACCCTGAGTGAAACTGTAGGGGTAGAAGAACGTGGAGGGTATTATGATCATTCCGGTGCGCTGCGGGATATGGGTCAGAACCATATGCTGCAGATGCTGGCGATGATCGCGATGGAACCGCCAAGCCGTCTGCTACCCGAAGATATTCATGATGAAAAGGTTAAAGTGCTGCGTTCCCTGCGACCTTATCTGACGGCTGAAGAAGTCGATAAAAACGTCGTTCGCGCGCAGTATACAGCAGGCTCGGCCAAAGGCAAGGAACTGCCGGGTTACCGTGAGGAAGACAAAGTAGATCCGGAATCGAATACAGAGACGTATTTCTCGGCGCGTGTATTCGTAGATAATTTCCGCTGGGCTGGTGTGCCTTTCTATATTCGTACAGGCAAGCGCCTGCCGGTAAAAACAACAGAGATTATCGTGGAGTTCAAGCGTACACCGACCAATGTGTATCTGGGACAGCGTCATAATCTGGAGCCGAATCTGCTGGTCATCCGGGTTAATCCGATGGAAGGCATTTATATCAAAATCAACGCCAAAAAGCCGGGATCCGACTCGGAAATTCAGCCTTTGGCCATGGAGTTCTGCCAGAGCTGCATGATTGGTATCAACTCGCCCGAAGCATATGAACGTCTGCTGGAAGATGCGGCGCAGGGCGATTCTACCTACTTTACCCGCTGGGATGAAGTAGCTGCAGCATGGAGCTTTATCGATCATATCGACCATGCCTGGAAGCAGCATCCATCCGATGTAAAGTCTTATCCAGCCGGTTCATGGGGACCGGAAGAGACGCATCAGCTGCTGCAGCAGGACGGATTCCACTGGTGGCCGGTAAACGGTCAGGATGAGGATAACGTGATCTGGCAGGCCAACAGCCGGTAA